Part of the Halobaculum halobium genome, GCGACCTCGCGGAGCGCGTCGAGACGTGGATGGTCGGACAGATGCCGATCATCCAGATGCACGGCGGGACGAGCGTCGTGCGCGAGGCGGACGCCGAGGAGGGCGTCGTCGTCGTCGAGCTCGGCGGCACCTGCTCGGGCTGTGGCATCTCCGACATCACCGCACAGAACATCAAACGGGACCTGATCATGGACTTCGACGAAGTCGAGGAGGTCCACGTGAAGGTGCCCGACACCGGCGAGATGGGCTCCAGCACCGTTGAGGGCGGCCGCGGCGGCGACCTCCAGTACTCGACGGAGTCGTCGGACCACTTCTGAGGCGGCCGCGGCGGTACCGCTTTCACCCAGGCAACCGCCGGTTCATGCGTGCCGAGCGAACGCGAGCGGATGGTGGCCGGCGAGCCCTACGACCCCGACGACCCCGAGTTAGTCGCCGCCCGACGACACGCGCGAACCCTCACGAGCGAGTACAACGACACCGAGCCCGAGGAGTCCGACCGCCGCCGCGACCTCCTCGCGGAGCTGTTCGGCGCGGTCGGCGACGGCGTCGCCGTCGAGCCGCCGTTCCGCTGCGACTACGGCGACAACATCGCCGTCGGCGACGAGTTCTTCGCCAACTTCGACTGCGTGATCCTCGACGTGGCGCCAGTCGCGTTCGGCGACCACTGTCAACTCGGACCGGGCGTCCACGTCTACACCGCCACCCACCCGATGGACGCCGAGGAGCGAC contains:
- a CDS encoding NifU family protein — encoded protein: MSDLAERVETWMVGQMPIIQMHGGTSVVREADAEEGVVVVELGGTCSGCGISDITAQNIKRDLIMDFDEVEEVHVKVPDTGEMGSSTVEGGRGGDLQYSTESSDHF
- a CDS encoding sugar O-acetyltransferase, whose product is MPSERERMVAGEPYDPDDPELVAARRHARTLTSEYNDTEPEESDRRRDLLAELFGAVGDGVAVEPPFRCDYGDNIAVGDEFFANFDCVILDVAPVAFGDHCQLGPGVHVYTATHPMDAEERRGRESGEPVTVGDDVWIGGQAVLNPGVTVGDRAVIGSGAVVTRDVPADTFVGGNPARVIREIE